In one Sporomusa sphaeroides DSM 2875 genomic region, the following are encoded:
- a CDS encoding NifB/NifX family molybdenum-iron cluster-binding protein: MKIAITAHGEDCQASVDTRFGRADYFVIYDQEKDTWETVANTQNLEAAHGAGIQAGQLLAKTGAGVLITGHVGPKAFKIVSAANISMYSLGTENNTVKAALEAFLAGNLTPITAPKS; the protein is encoded by the coding sequence ATGAAAATTGCGATTACCGCCCACGGCGAAGACTGCCAGGCAAGCGTCGATACCCGCTTTGGCCGGGCTGATTATTTTGTAATTTATGACCAGGAAAAAGACACCTGGGAAACTGTCGCGAACACGCAAAACCTGGAAGCCGCCCATGGCGCCGGCATTCAGGCAGGACAATTACTGGCAAAAACCGGAGCCGGTGTGCTGATTACCGGCCATGTCGGTCCTAAAGCCTTCAAAATTGTTAGTGCAGCGAATATTTCCATGTATTCATTAGGTACTGAGAACAATACCGTCAAAGCCGCCCTGGAAGCTTTCCTTGCGGGAAACTTGACACCGATCACTGCACCCAAATCCTAA
- a CDS encoding ATP-binding protein, with product MKELVIVSGKGGTGKTSISAALACLAPQKVLADCDVDAANFHLVSGATIRETHTFTAGFEPHIDEAACSHCGKCTSLCRFGAINSGIITAPLNCEGCGVCAFNCPEHAIAMKEKQAGHWFISHTRFGSLIHAELGLSVENSGKLVSKVRQEAKKMAATEHLPLIITDGPPGIGCPAIAALSGATLALAVVEPSVSGMHDLGRLADLADHFRLPLAICINKSTLHQENTNQMITWCLSKGLPVFGQIPYSDTFRTAAQSGQTVLEMPHSDVKKELTILWQNIASHLRLPSQTSTLDLLLQKLNIFR from the coding sequence ATGAAGGAATTAGTCATCGTCAGTGGCAAAGGCGGCACAGGCAAAACCAGCATCAGTGCAGCGCTCGCCTGTCTGGCACCACAAAAAGTGCTGGCAGACTGTGATGTCGATGCCGCTAACTTTCATCTGGTCAGCGGCGCCACCATCCGGGAAACGCATACATTTACTGCCGGGTTTGAGCCGCACATTGACGAAGCTGCCTGCAGCCACTGCGGCAAATGCACCAGCCTCTGCCGGTTTGGCGCCATTAACAGCGGGATTATTACCGCACCGCTAAACTGCGAAGGCTGCGGCGTATGTGCCTTTAATTGTCCGGAACACGCTATCGCCATGAAGGAAAAACAAGCAGGACACTGGTTTATCTCCCATACGCGCTTTGGCAGTTTAATTCATGCCGAACTCGGCCTGTCTGTGGAAAATTCCGGGAAATTAGTAAGCAAGGTCCGGCAGGAGGCTAAAAAAATGGCAGCAACAGAGCATCTGCCGCTTATTATCACCGACGGACCCCCGGGCATCGGTTGTCCGGCTATCGCCGCCCTATCTGGAGCAACCTTAGCACTGGCGGTTGTAGAACCATCGGTATCCGGCATGCATGACTTAGGCCGCTTGGCAGATTTAGCTGACCATTTCCGGCTGCCTTTGGCCATATGCATCAATAAAAGTACCCTTCACCAGGAAAATACAAACCAAATGATAACCTGGTGCCTCAGCAAAGGACTTCCTGTATTTGGTCAAATCCCCTACAGCGACACCTTCCGCACCGCTGCCCAGTCCGGACAAACAGTATTAGAGATGCCACACAGTGATGTCAAAAAAGAACTGACCATATTATGGCAAAACATTGCAAGCCACTTAAGGCTCCCAAGTCAGACCAGCACCTTGGACTTGCTATTGCAAAAACTCAACATCTTTCGTTAA
- a CDS encoding P-loop NTPase, translated as MLISIASGKGGTGKTTLALLLAAAHSQVTLLDCDVEEPNCHLFLQPQWQAAGQDITVMVPHIDSDRCTGCGACSAVCLFSAIAISGNSAILFDELCHSCGGCLLACQQAAISEEQKTIGTLTAGTAAAHPGIYLLKGTLKVGTPSAVPLIKQMKQTGLQLAGDILIDCPPGTSCSMVTAVKDSDFCILVTEPTPFGRHDLELALNITRLLRLPTGVVLNKSDGAAGDESIETFCASRQVPILAKIPHSLAFARQYAAGCIPGEFQSIAASIWQQLKAERSAGT; from the coding sequence GTGCTAATCAGTATTGCCAGCGGCAAAGGCGGCACAGGCAAAACAACCTTAGCTTTATTGCTTGCTGCTGCCCATTCTCAAGTCACACTGCTTGATTGTGATGTCGAAGAACCAAACTGCCACTTGTTTCTCCAGCCACAGTGGCAGGCAGCCGGACAGGACATTACCGTCATGGTACCGCATATTGACAGTGACCGCTGCACTGGGTGCGGGGCCTGTTCAGCCGTTTGCCTGTTCAGTGCTATAGCCATTTCCGGTAATTCCGCCATATTGTTCGATGAATTGTGTCATAGCTGCGGCGGTTGCCTGCTCGCCTGTCAGCAGGCTGCCATCAGCGAAGAACAAAAGACCATCGGCACGCTTACGGCTGGAACAGCTGCCGCTCATCCTGGTATTTACCTGCTAAAAGGCACGTTAAAGGTGGGCACGCCCAGCGCCGTACCACTGATCAAGCAAATGAAGCAAACAGGTTTGCAGCTTGCAGGCGATATTCTGATAGATTGTCCGCCAGGTACTTCCTGTTCCATGGTTACTGCCGTCAAAGACAGCGATTTTTGCATCTTGGTTACCGAACCGACTCCTTTTGGCAGACATGACCTGGAGCTGGCCCTGAATATCACCCGCCTGCTCCGGCTGCCGACAGGTGTTGTACTTAATAAAAGTGACGGCGCTGCCGGCGATGAAAGTATTGAAACCTTTTGTGCGAGCCGCCAGGTTCCCATCCTGGCTAAAATCCCCCACAGCCTTGCCTTCGCCCGGCAATATGCCGCCGGCTGCATACCAGGCGAATTTCAAAGCATCGCCGCTTCCATCTGGCAGCAGCTTAAAGCTGAAAGGAGCGCGGGAACATGA
- a CDS encoding DUF134 domain-containing protein produces the protein MARPHKERRVEQLPPVTHYKPAGVPLRDLEEVTLTIEEMEAIRLADIEQLDQGTAATSMDVSRPTFHRIVNSAHQKIAAALWGGHALRVDGGTFRIAHRRTMLRHFVCHTCGHKWTLPHGNGQRCYDLLCPACQASTVSHNEE, from the coding sequence ATGGCTCGCCCACACAAAGAACGCCGTGTTGAACAATTACCACCGGTGACCCATTATAAGCCTGCAGGGGTCCCTTTACGCGATCTGGAGGAAGTTACCCTAACCATTGAAGAAATGGAGGCTATTCGGTTGGCTGATATCGAACAGCTTGATCAGGGAACAGCGGCAACAAGTATGGATGTTTCCCGCCCCACTTTTCACCGTATTGTCAACAGCGCCCATCAAAAAATTGCTGCAGCCTTATGGGGAGGCCATGCTCTGCGAGTTGATGGCGGCACTTTTCGCATCGCCCACCGCCGCACTATGTTACGGCATTTTGTCTGCCATACCTGCGGCCACAAATGGACATTGCCCCACGGCAACGGTCAGCGTTGCTACGACCTTTTATGTCCAGCGTGCCAAGCCTCAACTGTCAGTCACAACGAAGAATAA
- a CDS encoding EAL domain-containing protein — MQALTLWLDKTLSRILLALLVSIVGFVLTAGFLTDKFEENGYNYRRQELRRITEVARNSIEPVIQQYRSGVLTRQQALDMVRGNIRTMTYNDIFGPNYVFMSTYEGIMLVQPFEQKLEGSDQSRLTDAYGLPIITMLIDKARLGEGYVTYYYHPPGRSQPQQKISYVVGIPELEAYIGTGMYVEDIQLTYDRFRQQFQSICLLFFLLIMSIQYTLLQPVFSSYRLLLQAFDQLRNDPEEPLTLPSSLYRKGSEAGRLIAGFNSMVGELQEKNAAMQQAHEELTQSYEEITASNEELLALYTQVTEADELRQISEERYRLAMEGINDAVYDWDLRKNKMVWAGRWSDILGVSDGEVLDGKDGWVEMIHPEDKAVREQALADHLAGKTPMYSAEFRIMTQPGEYIWILSRGKAIFDSAGNAIRMVGSFSNISDKKRKEEEIWWLAYRDSLTGLANRQLFMERLRAELLLAQQGEACGAMLYLDLDNFKLVNDTCGHSQGDQLLVEIANKLVELVVGDGHLVARLGGDEFVVLLTDITQEFAIAHMATNILRSLAGEVNLCGHHFTLSVSIGIARYPLDGTEAGELLKNADTALYVAKNAGKNVYRFFEEAMQEDIIEKLSMERSLREAMGKDELQLHFQPIVSLSTGEIGGYEALLRWHNLQRGMVSPGRFIPLMEESGLIVPIGAWVMRTACAFARKLMDRGCLDSYVAVNVSVKQLINGDFVSMVKAALAEAGVPPTALELEITETILMDSEFFDDNVAKLRELKATGVRIALDDFGTGYSSLTYLKQLPIDIVKIDKSFVDDLAAGGKNKLIMGSIIALAHNLGLTVVAEGVETEAQRDLLREFQCDFIQGYIISRPAPAAEMLEFNTV; from the coding sequence GTGCAGGCATTGACGCTTTGGCTGGACAAAACCTTAAGCAGAATTTTACTTGCCTTACTGGTATCCATTGTGGGTTTCGTGCTTACTGCCGGATTTTTAACAGATAAATTTGAGGAAAACGGGTATAATTACCGGCGGCAAGAACTCAGACGTATTACCGAGGTTGCCCGGAACTCAATAGAGCCTGTTATCCAGCAGTACCGGTCAGGAGTATTGACCCGGCAGCAGGCACTAGACATGGTGCGGGGCAATATCCGCACTATGACCTATAACGATATATTTGGTCCAAACTATGTGTTTATGAGTACATATGAAGGGATTATGCTGGTGCAGCCTTTTGAGCAGAAGCTGGAAGGCAGTGATCAAAGCCGGCTTACTGATGCTTATGGTTTGCCGATTATTACTATGCTTATTGACAAAGCGCGCCTGGGTGAGGGGTATGTCACTTATTATTATCATCCGCCCGGACGCAGCCAGCCTCAGCAAAAAATATCCTATGTGGTAGGGATTCCTGAATTGGAAGCATATATTGGCACAGGTATGTACGTTGAGGATATTCAACTTACCTATGATCGCTTTCGTCAGCAATTTCAGAGTATATGTTTGCTGTTTTTTTTGTTGATAATGAGTATCCAATACACCTTGCTGCAGCCGGTTTTCAGCAGTTACCGGCTGTTACTCCAGGCTTTTGACCAGCTAAGGAATGACCCGGAGGAGCCACTGACGCTGCCTTCCTCCCTTTACCGTAAGGGTTCTGAGGCCGGGCGGCTAATTGCCGGTTTTAATAGCATGGTTGGCGAGCTACAGGAAAAAAATGCGGCCATGCAGCAGGCTCATGAGGAGTTAACCCAAAGTTATGAAGAAATAACAGCAAGCAATGAAGAATTGCTTGCTTTGTATACGCAAGTAACAGAAGCTGATGAATTGCGCCAGATAAGTGAAGAACGGTACCGCCTGGCTATGGAAGGCATTAATGATGCGGTTTATGACTGGGATTTGCGTAAAAATAAAATGGTATGGGCGGGGCGCTGGAGCGATATATTGGGTGTGTCTGACGGTGAGGTTCTGGATGGTAAAGATGGCTGGGTAGAAATGATACATCCCGAGGATAAGGCCGTACGGGAGCAGGCGCTGGCCGATCATTTAGCCGGGAAAACCCCCATGTATTCTGCTGAATTTCGTATTATGACCCAGCCGGGAGAATATATTTGGATATTATCACGGGGAAAAGCAATATTCGATTCTGCCGGCAATGCCATTCGCATGGTAGGGTCTTTTAGCAATATTAGCGATAAGAAACGGAAGGAGGAAGAAATCTGGTGGTTGGCATACCGGGATTCTCTGACCGGCCTTGCCAACAGGCAGTTGTTTATGGAACGCTTGCGGGCTGAATTGCTGCTGGCGCAGCAGGGGGAAGCCTGTGGGGCCATGTTGTATCTTGACCTGGATAATTTCAAGCTTGTTAATGATACCTGCGGTCACTCGCAGGGCGACCAGCTGCTTGTTGAGATTGCCAACAAACTGGTTGAACTGGTGGTGGGTGACGGCCATCTGGTAGCCCGTTTGGGTGGTGACGAGTTTGTCGTTTTGCTGACCGATATAACTCAGGAATTTGCAATTGCTCACATGGCCACAAATATTCTGCGTAGTTTGGCTGGTGAGGTTAATTTATGCGGGCATCATTTTACTTTATCGGTGAGTATCGGTATTGCGCGTTATCCGCTTGATGGTACAGAAGCAGGCGAGCTGCTTAAAAACGCCGATACCGCGCTGTATGTTGCTAAAAATGCGGGCAAGAATGTCTATCGTTTTTTTGAAGAGGCTATGCAGGAAGATATTATTGAGAAACTTAGCATGGAGCGTAGTCTGCGTGAAGCCATGGGCAAAGACGAATTGCAGTTGCATTTTCAGCCGATTGTAAGTTTGTCAACAGGGGAAATTGGCGGATATGAAGCGTTGCTGCGGTGGCATAATCTCCAGCGAGGCATGGTATCACCCGGACGGTTTATTCCCTTGATGGAAGAGTCCGGCCTCATTGTTCCAATCGGTGCCTGGGTTATGAGAACAGCCTGTGCTTTTGCCCGAAAACTCATGGACCGAGGTTGCCTGGACAGCTATGTTGCTGTTAATGTTTCTGTCAAACAACTGATCAATGGAGATTTTGTATCCATGGTTAAAGCGGCTTTGGCAGAGGCCGGTGTGCCGCCAACGGCACTGGAGCTTGAGATTACCGAAACCATTCTTATGGATTCCGAGTTTTTTGATGACAATGTGGCCAAACTCAGGGAGTTAAAAGCGACAGGAGTCCGTATTGCTCTGGACGACTTTGGCACAGGTTATTCTTCGCTTACTTATCTAAAACAGTTACCTATTGATATTGTCAAGATTGACAAATCGTTTGTGGACGATTTGGCGGCAGGTGGAAAAAATAAATTGATTATGGGGTCGATCATTGCGCTGGCTCATAACCTGGGGCTTACCGTAGTGGCCGAAGGAGTGGAGACAGAGGCGCAGCGCGACTTACTGCGGGAGTTCCAGTGCGATTTTATTCAGGGGTATATTATTAGCCGGCCTGCGCCGGCTGCCGAGATGCTGGAATTTAACACAGTATAA
- a CDS encoding HAD family hydrolase codes for MQILFWDIDGTLIRTAKAGLYAFCLATEELWGKPVDIAAIKAAGMTDNYIARQIIRSVSGREANSEEIARLCCRYEALLQEQLENRKGLILPEVKAILSRLQGQTEYKMLLLTGNSRQGAEIKLKHFGLDHYFDFHRSAFAGQCELRVDIARSGLEMVRSTWGDSRQHTIYVIGDTPHDVECGKAIGAYTIAIATGGYSAAELANCTPWWVVETLPPAEAFLEKITAARP; via the coding sequence ATGCAAATACTTTTTTGGGATATTGACGGAACCTTAATCAGAACAGCCAAAGCCGGACTGTATGCATTTTGTCTGGCTACAGAGGAACTGTGGGGCAAACCTGTGGATATTGCCGCCATTAAAGCCGCAGGTATGACCGATAACTACATTGCCAGGCAGATTATCCGGTCTGTGTCCGGGCGTGAAGCCAATTCTGAGGAAATTGCACGGTTGTGCTGCAGGTATGAAGCGCTGCTTCAAGAACAGCTGGAAAATAGAAAGGGCTTGATTTTGCCGGAAGTCAAAGCTATTTTATCCCGGCTTCAGGGGCAGACTGAATATAAAATGCTGCTGTTGACAGGCAACAGCCGGCAAGGGGCTGAGATTAAATTAAAGCATTTTGGCCTGGATCACTATTTCGACTTTCACCGCAGTGCGTTTGCCGGACAATGTGAGCTGCGGGTGGACATTGCGCGCAGCGGGCTGGAAATGGTGCGTTCAACCTGGGGAGACTCCAGGCAGCATACCATCTATGTCATTGGTGATACGCCCCATGATGTCGAATGCGGTAAAGCTATTGGCGCGTATACTATTGCCATTGCTACCGGCGGGTATTCGGCAGCAGAGCTGGCAAACTGCACTCCGTGGTGGGTTGTAGAGACACTGCCGCCGGCAGAGGCCTTCCTGGAAAAAATAACAGCCGCAAGACCATAA
- a CDS encoding flavodoxin family protein — protein MAQILALLGSPKTDGTNSVLIDELVGGAASCGDVEVQKLVLNKLKIIPCQACDACMHTGRCHLKDDMEIIYESIIKMDAFILGAPIYFSGISAQAKLMIDRCQPFWSEKYVRKNDVFSGRLRPGIFVATGGQAAYEGQFIGSLYVMKLLFKMIGVKGIANLTLDNLDSKPLAQRPDDLAQAFELGRKLMEDCKGGGGIL, from the coding sequence ATGGCGCAAATTTTGGCATTGTTAGGAAGCCCAAAAACTGATGGAACCAATAGTGTGCTAATTGATGAATTAGTGGGGGGAGCTGCTTCGTGCGGTGACGTTGAAGTTCAGAAACTGGTGTTGAATAAGCTCAAAATTATACCTTGCCAGGCCTGTGATGCTTGCATGCATACAGGACGCTGTCATTTAAAGGATGATATGGAGATTATTTATGAAAGCATAATTAAGATGGATGCGTTTATTTTGGGAGCTCCGATTTATTTTAGCGGTATAAGTGCCCAGGCAAAACTTATGATTGATCGCTGTCAGCCTTTCTGGTCGGAAAAATATGTGAGAAAAAACGATGTTTTTTCCGGCCGGCTGCGTCCGGGAATCTTCGTTGCAACTGGTGGACAGGCAGCTTACGAAGGGCAGTTTATCGGTTCTTTGTATGTAATGAAGTTGTTGTTCAAGATGATTGGCGTTAAGGGTATTGCTAATCTTACACTGGACAATCTAGATAGCAAACCGTTGGCACAACGGCCTGACGATTTGGCACAGGCCTTTGAACTTGGGAGGAAGCTAATGGAAGATTGTAAGGGGGGCGGGGGCATACTGTAA
- a CDS encoding Cof-type HAD-IIB family hydrolase translates to MAYKLICIDVDGTLLNSKHEITPKVKEAIEKAHALGLHTVISTGRMYTDAQYYADLIGVKSPVIASNGAFIKEKDNDQVIYKDILGESLCLELLEIFRKHRTTPYFCTPHKFYYGTILFKFFYIVTKLFGRRNNNLDMEYVFSWKQWQTVLQQEKEDIVKCEIIYRDAALVEQLRQELANIEQVEVVDSSQYNIEITRKGVSKGKAVAMLAALYNLQREEIIAIGDSANDISMIEYAGLGIAMGNALASVKQCADYITDSNDEDGVANAINRFVLGAQF, encoded by the coding sequence ATGGCCTACAAATTAATTTGCATTGATGTTGACGGGACGCTTTTAAATAGTAAGCATGAAATTACCCCAAAGGTGAAAGAAGCAATAGAGAAGGCCCATGCGCTGGGACTGCATACGGTGATAAGCACCGGACGCATGTATACCGACGCCCAATATTACGCTGACCTCATTGGCGTAAAATCCCCGGTGATAGCATCAAACGGAGCCTTTATCAAAGAAAAGGATAATGATCAAGTAATTTACAAAGATATTCTGGGTGAAAGCTTATGCCTGGAACTATTGGAGATATTTCGGAAACATCGCACAACACCTTACTTTTGTACTCCGCATAAATTTTATTATGGAACGATTCTGTTTAAATTCTTTTATATTGTCACTAAATTATTCGGCAGGAGGAACAACAACCTGGATATGGAATATGTTTTTTCCTGGAAACAGTGGCAAACGGTATTGCAACAGGAAAAAGAGGATATTGTAAAATGTGAGATTATCTATAGAGATGCAGCCTTGGTTGAACAGTTGCGGCAGGAACTGGCAAATATTGAACAGGTGGAAGTTGTTGATTCTTCTCAATATAATATCGAAATTACCCGCAAAGGGGTTTCAAAAGGAAAAGCGGTAGCCATGCTGGCAGCATTGTATAATCTGCAGCGGGAAGAAATAATTGCTATAGGCGACAGCGCCAATGATATTTCCATGATAGAATATGCCGGTTTGGGCATCGCTATGGGCAATGCTTTGGCTAGTGTAAAACAATGCGCTGATTATATCACAGACTCTAATGATGAAGATGGAGTAGCTAACGCGATAAACAGGTTTGTTTTAGGGGCACAGTTTTGA
- a CDS encoding YadA-like family protein codes for MKLGNVGKGFIGLLCICVVLMSAAPVWAGNADIGNSPAVADETASSDDTKATAADSNVTEIGTYANAEGENATAVGTNANAVGKNVTAIGTYANATGENTTAIGAHATATGNNATAIGDYAKATAENSVALGAGSETGNRTNTVSVGAPGAERQITNVADGVAPTDAVNVRQLNRLSLRLDRVGALAAAMSGLAPLAYKADEPTQGSIATGMYSGETAVAGGLYHYTHEDVLLNAAFAICGSEKMGRMGVSFRFPKGKDKNVTEAPVTPTAPVAPVDPATPTEIQELEPVAVISEATLPAHQTTDAAAADTEVKG; via the coding sequence ATGAAATTAGGCAATGTGGGCAAGGGGTTTATCGGTCTTTTATGTATCTGTGTAGTTTTAATGAGCGCCGCTCCGGTGTGGGCGGGTAACGCGGACATTGGTAATAGCCCTGCTGTTGCCGATGAAACCGCTAGCTCGGATGATACGAAAGCCACTGCTGCAGATAGTAACGTTACGGAAATTGGTACTTATGCAAATGCTGAAGGTGAAAATGCAACAGCGGTTGGCACTAATGCCAATGCTGTAGGCAAAAACGTTACGGCGATTGGCACTTATGCCAATGCTACCGGTGAAAACACTACGGCGATTGGTGCCCATGCGACTGCTACCGGCAACAACGCTACAGCCATTGGTGACTATGCAAAAGCTACGGCTGAGAATAGTGTGGCCTTAGGCGCCGGCTCAGAAACGGGTAATCGGACAAATACCGTATCTGTTGGCGCGCCGGGAGCAGAGCGCCAAATTACCAATGTTGCCGACGGGGTGGCACCGACAGATGCTGTCAACGTCCGTCAGTTGAATCGTCTCTCGCTGAGACTGGACCGCGTAGGTGCATTGGCAGCCGCCATGTCCGGTTTGGCTCCCCTGGCCTATAAGGCTGATGAACCGACGCAAGGCTCGATTGCTACCGGTATGTATTCGGGTGAAACCGCGGTAGCCGGTGGTTTATATCATTATACGCATGAAGATGTTTTACTAAATGCTGCTTTCGCAATCTGTGGCAGTGAAAAAATGGGGCGTATGGGTGTATCTTTCCGTTTTCCCAAGGGTAAAGATAAAAACGTAACAGAAGCTCCCGTTACTCCGACAGCACCTGTTGCTCCGGTGGATCCGGCTACTCCAACGGAAATTCAGGAACTGGAACCTGTAGCGGTGATTTCTGAAGCAACTTTACCCGCTCATCAGACTACTGACGCGGCTGCTGCCGACACTGAAGTGAAAGGTTAG